A segment of the Bactrocera neohumeralis isolate Rockhampton chromosome 3, APGP_CSIRO_Bneo_wtdbg2-racon-allhic-juicebox.fasta_v2, whole genome shotgun sequence genome:
CAGTTCGCAGTTTTGGTCGCTTTTGACCTGCAGCAATTGTATTTTTGTTCAGGTCAaaaacttgttttgttttttaattttttagagcGGCATTTGGGGttggaaattattatttaatttctcaaTCCAATCCTTAGAATCAGAAATGGAAGTCCTTAGCGAACAGCAATcttcttttaaacaaaaaatggcggtttctcCACTatccaacaaaattaaaatgcagtTGCCTTGATCcgaagatatttatatattttattgtataaaataaagGAACATCATAATTTGTTAAAGTGTGTACTTAAAATTGATAGTTTTTTACACTTGCCTTTTGAAGTGTGTGCCGTTATTGATACAAACATTTAATAAGTTTTacgtaaaatatatagtaattgTGTGCtaataatgttaaaatatttatatatatgtattatatatatacatatgtgtaaatatgttatatttatttatatactttctgTGTGTTAaatattctttcttttttcataaCTTCATAAATGTATATTCTGTATAGAAAgtccttaaatattttatttcattattatgttcattttgtttttttttttaagattaagaGAGAGAGACATATGTCaagattgtttttttgttttttcattttgtggGAGAGCAAAAAAAGGtagattttgctttttattgctttccatTAACaattatctatgtatatatgtatattgtattgtttttatgttttttaacgATTCTACATACTTTTCGGTGTGCGTGGGTACATAACGTAAATTCACTTTTTTGCCATAGTTAATTAATTAGATATAATGTAAAAGTGATTATGAATGACACTTAAATGACAATAGTTGAACAACAGCGAAgacaatcaaaaaaatatatatttatttttatatagttaaaaattttgcttgtttttttatttgtgtatttataaaGGCCCGAACAAGTTGACAGCTGGATGGTCGTCGGCAGTGTTGCCCAAAAATTGAGCATACAGTTCCTTGTAACGATCCAATGACAGACCACCGCGTTTCCTGTCGTCGTCCTGTTTttaaatgcaaagaaaataataataaggaataaataataaaaataaaagattataagcaaaaataatttattcaaaaaattattttaaatttttaaatttcaattatatcaATTTGTTACAATATAACGTTAAGCTAATATTGctaaaagttatttattaaaaaaattaattttaaaaataattttttcaaaaataatttaaaaaaattaatttaattatatgtaattttaacattataactatactaataaataaaaatagttaattaaaaatcatttgttcaaatttaactataaaaaaatattattttatttaaatttaactttaacaTTATAAAGTATactagtaaataaaatattgttaaaaaataagttattcaaacactaatttaaaaaaacatttttaacttacatttttttaaattttaattattatattaaaaaataaaaaataattgtatttaaatttaaaaagaaattaaaaattgcattaaaatattttaaaacaatttaggAACGACAAatgaaaatagtttattttaacaaaatacttttttcaaaaaaatatactttttaaagactattttaaaattaaaaaaaaaattattttgatttttaaatgttaatattataaAGGTATactctataaatatataatcaaaaatagtttaaaaaagttttcatgaaattaaatttaatttcataaaagtatactactaaaaaataaaaatatatatgagtatattaattatatatttttaataaaaaaaaaaataaataattaatctttaattaaaaaattaatattttaaattaatttaatttttaactttaaataatttttttttttaattaaattactctTTTAAGAGtataaagattttaattaatagaaatagttaattaaaaataattcattaagcaaattaatttttttattaaattaggCTAATTATTAAATGACTTACATTTAATAGAGTCTCGAATGCTTTATCGATTGGTGCAACATCATCGATAGCTATTCTGGTAATGCAGTTATAACGGTATTCCTCAACACCCACAATACCGTCACTATTgatgtctaggattttgaaattGGCTTCAATAAATGCCCTCATTGCCTGTAGTAGAGaagagtgaaaaaattaaatgtttgtttttaataattaattatatttctagCTGAAAGTACTGTAAATTTTAGCTCTCTGCTAAAGGATCTTAATTTGTTCAAATAAGTAAAAGTTCGATATCATTCAGTTAGGGTCGTTTTTTGAATGTCTGGTAAACAGCCATCTGTCTGTTAACTTCTAGTTAAATAAAGGTTTTTTACTGAAAGAAGGAGTCTTGGTTATACTAACTAGAACTTAACTGTCAGATCAAACATTGAGAAAACGCAGCTAAgttcttgttaaaaaaaatgttctttaccGAAAGTAGGAGTCTTGGctaagttaaccagaacttaactgacagatggctgctaaccaAACATTGAGAAAGCGGCCCTAAATTGATATTCTACATGACTAGACTATTTATCGACATAAATTTATCATCTTACATAATTCAGAATTTTACTCTAATTATGTGACTGTTTCCtagttcaaaatatttgaaggaGTTTTAACCCCTTCtgaacttcaaaaaatcaattttcttttCAGAGTTGGTGAGGAAAATTTCTCCGAAAAGGCTGgtcaacttgaaattttaacaCGATCTTCTAAGATATATTTGTTAGGCCACGatcgaaggaataagatttcttctaatttatatttgttaggCCATGATCGAAGGAACAAGGTTTTCGattataaattgaatttttcatgcCCATCTGAAGTGCAAATTTCTGTCTCAGtgaaaaacacttttttaggAAGCcggaattttgtcaaaaatttcaattttttctagTTCTTCGATCAATACCTGTATTCCTCTATATTAACATTATtctctttttgttttagatttttataCGTATTCATAAATCACTGAAAACGCTTACCTGGGGGAATTCGTCGTATTTCTTGCCAACGCAAGTTTTTCGTACGGCTTCTTTGAATTCGGCATTTGAAATTTTACCGTCCTAAAGCAAAAagacattaaataaataatgtaaattaaaactgtaaacaaatgaaatatttatgacGTTTATTTACTTTGTCATCATCAGCAATTTCTGAGATTTCATCCCACAAGTTCTTCATAAGTTTTTGATATTCTTCAATGCGGGCAGCACTGCAGTCGCCTTTGCCCTCCACAACGCATGCTCGTACAGCCATGCACTGGAAGTCATTTTGATCCAGATAGCCATTGTTGTCGATATCTAGAATGAAATAAAGAAAGTGGGAGtgattaaggggttatatacagtcagaattttcaaaaaaattttattttattttcttaatgtacaaatatttaagaatgCACACAGAAAATTTCGTATCGTTCCgatgaatattttgaaagttacAGGGTtcttcagagtgcttggaagtgcattccaaactttaaacgttttttctcaaaatgatgttttcaaagtcggtgacccaCATTACTCGAAAAGGGCTAAACCgatagtctcaaattttaacgtgagcttcttaaatatattttttagattttttctcacgataaatatatattagatataaatatatatttttttataaacaatttaggttcgaaattttggtcaaaaatcgattttttataaacCGCTATTTTgtcaaatcattttattttacttattcttcccattaattacttgatttaacactactttaacgaaatctgtttggttttctaatttcagaggatccagttcagagatatagtgttcaccgcaaaacgtcttttttgagaggagcttcggagatcagctgtagttcctttccaaataaatatttttactaatactaagcaTTAAAATGCAGTcaaaagataccataatatgtgtacaaatttttggatctaTCAGTTGGACTCTGTTGAATGGATTCATGACGAACCACACCACAGTAATCAAGGAAAACGATGGGCATCACTATGATTTTTACCAACTATGGTGGGGTTTTTTGACTTCGtgccattcgctagattgttggacagctTCGACGTCATATTTATGAACCCACGTCACCAGTCATGATCCGTTTATTTGAAGGTATGAGCCTCAGGTACGTTATCAAGCATTTCTTTTGCGATCTCTACTCAACGTAATTTTTGCAAAGAATCGAATGCTTTGTTCCTCTCAAATAGATACATGTGTTCATGATATATTGGACTCTCCCACACACTTCTGCAACTTTTCTAAGGATTCCGTAGCCATAATTTCATCGGAAACAcagaaatttatgcaaaatcgtagttaaatttttttccgacCTTGTCAAAtatgatcagatggtatatacATTTAACGAACTCTGCGATTTGAGTGAGCTTTTGTGTGGAAAAATCTCTAACTTTAGTAGTCCTATgtgttatttacttttatagaGTCTGAAATAGTATTCTGTGACcctttattaataattttttgggtCCCTTAGCACAAAAATTGGCATGAAGAGAATCTCCTCCCAAattaatgatatatttaatgGCAGCGATATATAGTACCTAGGCATAATACTGGACCCCAAATTAACCTTCTGATTACAAATCCAGCATGCAGCAGGAAATCGTCTCTTAGCAgaataatggccaacataggaggcCCCACACAAGAAAAGAGAAGACTCTTAATGACAAAAACTATAAGCGTCTTACTATACGGAGCAGAGATTTGGGTAGATgtgctaaaaaacaaaaactggcgTAAGGTATTGGCCAGAGTGTATTAGTCATAAGTGGTAAA
Coding sequences within it:
- the LOC126753059 gene encoding sarcoplasmic calcium-binding protein, alpha chain; this translates as MSYSWDNRVDFVVRYMYDIDNNGYLDQNDFQCMAVRACVVEGKGDCSAARIEEYQKLMKNLWDEISEIADDDKDGKISNAEFKEAVRKTCVGKKYDEFPQAMRAFIEANFKILDINSDGIVGVEEYRYNCITRIAIDDVAPIDKAFETLLNDDDRKRGGLSLDRYKELYAQFLGNTADDHPAVNLFGPL